In Miscanthus floridulus cultivar M001 chromosome 8, ASM1932011v1, whole genome shotgun sequence, the sequence CCTTAAAGATCTGGCTAGCAACTGATCCACTGCCAATTGTGGCTGACTTCCAATATAATGTGGGTTTCCCTTTGAGCAAACGGAAAAAGGTAGTGGAAATTGAGGTGTATGTCTTAAGTCTTATGTTGGGTGCATGTACATGTTTACGGTGCCAATTGATGGACGAGACAATGGGCTATCAGTTGTgacaaaaacaaaagaaaaaatgtGACCTCTGAGAGGTTTATAATTTCAATAGACTTTAGAACCTATACATGGAAGAGAAAAGAAGACAAAGATGGCAAGCATACCTTGCCATGCATTAAGCTGGCATGTTTGTGTTTCCACAGACATCGTCCTTTGTTTCTGTTGAGAAATTAAAGAAGAGCAACATTACACTTACAGGATATTGGTTTTTATCTACCATTAATGAAAGAGATCGGTAACACTTCGAAAGATGAGGAGCCAGTGGTACTTGTACCTGAAGATTTGATCCAATCCTGGGTGCAGATGAGGGCTTCAACTACTTCAGGACTCAGTTTCCGATTGAAAAGGCTCACCCGTTCATCAGTTTCATCGAATGCAGATTCAGCAGAGACAACGCATGCAGGTATCGTTAAGATGTCGCGTGCCAACAAGGCAAGAGTCGGATACGTCGAAGCATTGCCCTTCCACCATTTCAGAATATCCAAAGGAACATTTTCAGGAACACATTCCTCTTCAAGGTAATGGTTGAGCTCTCCCAGTTCCTCATGTACGGGTACATCTTCAGTGTTGCTGTCATTTGAGCACTCGCCACTCTGCTGATTAGCGTGAAAAGAGTACCGAAAAGAAAGCTCGCAAATCTTTCCACGCACTTCGAGCGTGTACTTTTTAGCATCACCACCGAAAGCTTCTTTCAAGGAACGATCAAGAAACCTGAGTTTATATCTTGGGTCTAGAACGACAGCCAAAAATAGCCACAGGTACCATTTCTCCCAAAGCTCATCAAACTTTATCTTCATTAAAGAATGATAAAAAAGATCTTGTGCCTTTTCAGATGACCTCGTCAGAGCTATCTTCAAGTTCCAAATTGTGTGAAAATTTGAATTCAATGTCACATTGCTTGGGCTGGACCTGGACAACACTTGAATAGCGTCATAAACCAGCCTTGCAATATTACAAAAATCCTCTGTATCCTGTACTCTCTTATGAGATGGCCTAGATGGATAAGTTTTTGAATCTATCAGCTCAGGGTTTGGAAAGACCTTGTTAAATTGCAGAGCAGCCTCCAGGGAGTAGAAAGCCAAGTACCATTTCTGGGAACTAAAAGTGGGTCGGTTTATTTGCAGTTGCAGAAGGATTTCTTTGTATTTTTCCGTACGCAATGGGGAGCATGTCATGTACTTAAACCAGTCCTTACTTAGATTTTGGACACTCTCTTCTTTGTATAAATAAATAATCTCACCGAGAAATTCTGTTATGCAAGGTAAACTTAGTAAGTTGTTTCTGACAAGATAATTATGTTCTGTAAGACTCTTCAGTAAGCCCGATATATCTTTATGAAATAATGGCATGGGGAATGAAATTCCTATAAGCTTCCCGTCAAGACTCCAACTTTGGATTACTTCTTTTAATATTATTTTTGCGTCAGGTTCTGCATCCTCATCATAAACATTCCAGCTATCACTCAAACTTTCGTAAGACTGAAAATCGGGAAACATGCTAGTATAACCATCCATGCTTTCCTCCTTAGACCCTGCAAAGCTACATCTAATGATTCTTCTAATCATGTTCCATTCTTTGTCAATAAAATGTACCGTCACACATAAGAAGTATTTAGTTCCAAGGACCCACTTTGCTAGTGTCAGGAAACATCCCCCAGGTGCAAGTGATATTTCCTCCTTCAGCTTCAGCTTTTGGTTCTGAAAAATACTGAGAAACTTCTCTTGAATAGCAGATTCCGATACCATGTCATATGTAGGACAGATTCCAGCCAAAAATCGCCTATAACTTGTAGTGCTTGTCAATGAAAAGGAGCAAAGGTTGGATACTAAAGCCTTAGTAAGCAATTCAAGAGACATGTCTTGATCAAAAGTTGGGTTCTTCTCAACTGATGAACTGGGATGTGAAGATGGCTGTTGCAGCTGCACCCGACCTGTTGCAGGTCGTGCAGGACAGGACTGCAGATGTCGTTTCAGATGGCTTGTTCCACCTGTAGTTTTTGCACTAAGGGAGCTTTCACAATGTTTACAGACTGCTGCTTGAAGTTTTCCATCTCTAAAAACTTTTGTAAATTCCTCCCACACTTTGGACTTCAGCCTTCTTTTTTTCACCGATGTCAGAGAAATGGCATTATGAATACCAGTTAGTGTAGGAATTAGAGTTATGAAAACAACGAAATGTGTGCTGTTAGAACGGTGACAAAAAAAAGTAAATTTAAACTGAACCACAGAAACTGCCAGGTTTTCCATTTCGGTATTCGAAATTTTTCGGCCATccccaaaattcatgaaattttacCAAAAAATTTTAGACTTCAACAAGTGatgatttttttgaaaaaaatttagATCTAAACAAGATGTTAgcatgatttatgactacacatctattgagTAGAAAAATATGCAACATAAAATAGGAAACATGAGCCTAGAGTTACATATTTACTATAAAGCATATGCATTAGTGTAatacaaaattttggattttCCTTTTGGCCTCCTCCGAAATTACCAAAATTCCGAAAACAGAATTCATACAGAGACCAAGACAAAGTATGATCCAGGTTACAGAGTAAATCCAATACAATATGGCCCTTTTCACTTACTGTAAAACTCTGAGCATCCTACTCAGTTTTTCTTTTAGAATTTCAGGGATGGACCACGTATCACAGTTTTTTTAGCACCGATAACATTCGTTGATCATTAAGCACACGCTCAGAAATACAAGTGTCAAATTCTCATATGCTTCAATTGCATGCCTTTTGCTTACTCATCACTTCATAAAGCATTAATTAAGAATGCATAAAAAAACTGCATATCATGGCCCCAAGGAGAGAGAATGGGAGACTTAATTAATTGCATATCATTGCCCATCAATTCTTCATTTAACAATTTTTACTTGCATGAAAAATTTCTGTTTGGACAGATCTATTACTCCCGCCGTTTCAAATTATGGGTCACTTTAACTTTGTCCTATGTCTTGATAGTGCGTTTATTTAAACTTTGCAGAATAAGGGGAAAGGGAAATAGAAAGGTTAGAAGAAGACAGAAAGAGCCGGTTTATTCAAAATCGATGCATACTTTCGGTGAGGAGTCCCGCTCCTGGTTCTCCTTTCAGCTGGAGCTACCACTTGTCTGTCGAGTGAAAGTACAGTTAATTAAGTGTCGAAAGACAAATTAAGAAATTAATTTGTAACCACGATTTCAGCTCGAGAATTTCATGAGACAGTCAGAACCTTTCCGTTGTGCTGGCACTGGCAACATGGCCATCGTCTCTTTGTTCGACATCATCCTCTTCGTCGCTGTCACTAGAACTGCCAAGTTGTTCTTGTTCACCTCCCTCAGTCTGAGGAATTGAAGTCCCTGGTACGTACATCTCAGATGGCACATAGGAGTAGTGTTGAGAGTCTGGTATGTATCCTGTTGGAACATCTCTGGGGAACATTTCTGTTGGACGGGGGTGGTTGTGACTACCCGTGAAAACTGTCTGCAAAATCTGATTATCTGCAGATAGTGTCACCGATTTCTTGACCATGCAGTTTGCCTGCGAGCATTCGTAGCAGATCAATCGGCTTGATCCCGGAATCTCCTGCAGACCCAAATTCTTCCAGATGTACCCATCGTCTGCTGAATTAGATGGCAAAGCCGGCATCTGAATTGGTGCACAGATCGGCATCATAATCGGTGGGACTGAAGAACTCAGTGGAATAGTAGTGAACGTGCGAAACCCTTGATCGACCATACCATGCTGAGGGTGAGCTGACTGGTTCTCCATTAATACGGAAATGCGGCGTATCTTCCCAAATTTTTAGACAACTTTCAACTATCCCTGGGTGTGGCCTGTCAAATTCATAAATCCTGCGTGGATCTGATACAGATAGAATTGCGTTTCAACAATCACATGCTAAGCAAGGCACACACATCTCAAAATCCTACTAAAAGACCAAAGGGCATAAACATCTTTTCTTCGGAAACCTTGAGAATTGAAGCACCCAAGGAAGAGAAAAGGAATATATACATGTTTTCAAGAACTATAAGAAGTGAAGCACTACGAAACCAGATCCTAGAATCATAAAAGATGAAACAACATAACATTTTCCCCTAGTAGAACAAACTATTGAGGAATTATATATAAGCCGAGCGGCAGGCAGATAGAAGGAACCAAATCAATCACCTGTTAAGGGCAGTGCAGCATGGCTTTGATCCGAGTGGTTGGTTCAAGAAAGGTAGGAAGATGAACCTGGTGGGTGGATCTATTTATGCAAAGACGACGTCGCGGAAACAGCATAACGCGTTTGGATCCGAAACAATACGACAGGCAACAATAACAATACAGAGCGTGATGACCGACGTACCCGCAGGAAAGCGACGGCGGAGGTTGTTGTCGGCCAGCCAATCTTTCTTGTGTATAGGGTAACTTGGAGAGGTCGCTGCTGGGGATTGCATGCAATGGTGCAGGTAAACATTTGTAGACAAAATTCTTGCGAACGACGTCGCGGAAACAGGTTTGGATCCGAAACAATACGACAGGCAACATTAACAATACAGAGCGTGATGACCGACGTACCCGCAGGAAAGCGACGGCGGAGGTTGTTGTCGGCCAGCCAATCTTTCTTGTGTAGGGTGACTTGGAGAGGTCGCTGCTGGGGATTGC encodes:
- the LOC136471968 gene encoding zinc finger BED domain-containing protein DAYSLEEPER-like isoform X4, giving the protein MENQSAHPQHGMVDQGFRTFTTIPLSSSVPPIMMPICAPIQMPALPSNSADDGYIWKNLGLQEIPGSSRLICYECSQANCMVKKSVTLSADNQILQTVFTGSHNHPRPTEMFPRDVPTGYIPDSQHYSYVPSEMYVPGTSIPQTEGGEQEQLGSSSDSDEEDDVEQRDDGHVASASTTERQVVAPAERRTRSGTPHRKLKSKVWEEFTKVFRDGKLQAAVCKHCESSLSAKTTGGTSHLKRHLQSCPARPATGRVQLQQPSSHPSSSVEKNPTFDQDMSLELLTKALVSNLCSFSLTSTTSYRRFLAGICPTYDMVSESAIQEKFLSIFQNQKLKLKEEISLAPGGCFLTLAKWVLGTKYFLCVTVHFIDKEWNMIRRIIRCSFAGSKEESMDGYTSMFPDFQSYESLSDSWNVYDEDAEPDAKIILKEVIQSWSLDGKLIGISFPMPLFHKDISGLLKSLTEHNYLVRNNLLSLPCITEFLGEIIYLYKEESVQNLSKDWFKYMTCSPLRTEKYKEILLQLQINRPTFSSQKWYLAFYSLEAALQFNKVFPNPELIDSKTYPSRPSHKRVQDTEDFCNIARLVYDAIQVLSRSSPSNVTLNSNFHTIWNLKIALTRSSEKAQDLFYHSLMKIKFDELWEKWYLWLFLAVVLDPRYKLRFLDRSLKEAFGGDAKKYTLEVRGKICELSFRYSFHANQQSGECSNDSNTEDVPVHEELGELNHYLEEECVPENVPLDILKWWKGNASTYPTLALLARDILTIPACVVSAESAFDETDERVSLFNRKLSPEVVEALICTQDWIKSSETKDDVCGNTNMPA
- the LOC136471968 gene encoding zinc finger BED domain-containing protein DAYSLEEPER-like isoform X3; its protein translation is MENQSAHPQHGMVDQGFRTFTTIPLSSSVPPIMMPICAPIQMPALPSNSADDGYIWKNLGLQEIPGSSRLICYECSQANCMVKKSVTLSADNQILQTVFTGSHNHPRPTEMFPRDVPTGYIPDSQHYSYVPSEMYVPGTSIPQTEGGEQEQLGSSSDSDEEDDVEQRDDGHVASASTTERQVVAPAERRTRSGTPHRKRLKSKVWEEFTKVFRDGKLQAAVCKHCESSLSAKTTGGTSHLKRHLQSCPARPATGRVQLQQPSSHPSSSVEKNPTFDQDMSLELLTKALVSNLCSFSLTSTTSYRRFLAGICPTYDMVSESAIQEKFLSIFQNQKLKLKEEISLAPGGCFLTLAKWVLGTKYFLCVTVHFIDKEWNMIRRIIRCSFAGSKEESMDGYTSMFPDFQSYESLSDSWNVYDEDAEPDAKIILKEVIQSWSLDGKLIGISFPMPLFHKDISGLLKSLTEHNYLVRNNLLSLPCITEFLGEIIYLYKEESVQNLSKDWFKYMTCSPLRTEKYKEILLQLQINRPTFSSQKWYLAFYSLEAALQFNKVFPNPELIDSKTYPSRPSHKRVQDTEDFCNIARLVYDAIQVLSRSSPSNVTLNSNFHTIWNLKIALTRSSEKAQDLFYHSLMKIKFDELWEKWYLWLFLAVVLDPRYKLRFLDRSLKEAFGGDAKKYTLEVRGKICELSFRYSFHANQQSGECSNDSNTEDVPVHEELGELNHYLEEECVPENVPLDILKWWKGNASTYPTLALLARDILTIPACVVSAESAFDETDERVSLFNRKLSPEVVEALICTQDWIKSSETKDDVCGNTNMPA
- the LOC136471968 gene encoding zinc finger BED domain-containing protein DAYSLEEPER-like isoform X2, which produces MENQSAHPQHGMVDQGFRTFTTIPLSSSVPPIMMPICAPIQMPALPSNSADDGYIWKNLGLQEIPGSSRLICYECSQANCMVKKSVTLSADNQILQTVFTGSHNHPRPTEMFPRDVPTGYIPDSQHYSYVPSEMYVPGTSIPQTEGGEQEQLGSSSDSDEEDDVEQRDDGHVASASTTERQVVAPAERRTRSGTPHRKLKSKVWEEFTKVFRDGKLQAAVCKHCESSLSAKTTGGTSHLKRHLQSCPARPATGRVQLQQPSSHPSSSVEKNPTFDQDMSLELLTKALVSNLCSFSLTSTTSYRRFLAGICPTYDMVSESAIQEKFLSIFQNQKLKLKEEISLAPGGCFLTLAKWVLGTKYFLCVTVHFIDKEWNMIRRIIRCSFAGSKEESMDGYTSMFPDFQSYESLSDSWNVYDEDAEPDAKIILKEVIQSWSLDGKLIGISFPMPLFHKDISGLLKSLTEHNYLVRNNLLSLPCITEFLGEIIYLYKEESVQNLSKDWFKYMTCSPLRTEKYKEILLQLQINRPTFSSQKWYLAFYSLEAALQFNKVFPNPELIDSKTYPSRPSHKRVQDTEDFCNIARLVYDAIQVLSRSSPSNVTLNSNFHTIWNLKIALTRSSEKAQDLFYHSLMKIKFDELWEKWYLWLFLAVVLDPRYKLRFLDRSLKEAFGGDAKKYTLEVRGKICELSFRYSFHANQQSGECSNDSNTEDVPVHEELGELNHYLEEECVPENVPLDILKWWKGNASTYPTLALLARDILTIPACVVSAESAFDETDERVSLFNRKLSPEVVEALICTQDWIKSSGTSTTGSSSFEVLPISFINGR
- the LOC136471968 gene encoding zinc finger BED domain-containing protein DAYSLEEPER-like isoform X1, whose amino-acid sequence is MENQSAHPQHGMVDQGFRTFTTIPLSSSVPPIMMPICAPIQMPALPSNSADDGYIWKNLGLQEIPGSSRLICYECSQANCMVKKSVTLSADNQILQTVFTGSHNHPRPTEMFPRDVPTGYIPDSQHYSYVPSEMYVPGTSIPQTEGGEQEQLGSSSDSDEEDDVEQRDDGHVASASTTERQVVAPAERRTRSGTPHRKRLKSKVWEEFTKVFRDGKLQAAVCKHCESSLSAKTTGGTSHLKRHLQSCPARPATGRVQLQQPSSHPSSSVEKNPTFDQDMSLELLTKALVSNLCSFSLTSTTSYRRFLAGICPTYDMVSESAIQEKFLSIFQNQKLKLKEEISLAPGGCFLTLAKWVLGTKYFLCVTVHFIDKEWNMIRRIIRCSFAGSKEESMDGYTSMFPDFQSYESLSDSWNVYDEDAEPDAKIILKEVIQSWSLDGKLIGISFPMPLFHKDISGLLKSLTEHNYLVRNNLLSLPCITEFLGEIIYLYKEESVQNLSKDWFKYMTCSPLRTEKYKEILLQLQINRPTFSSQKWYLAFYSLEAALQFNKVFPNPELIDSKTYPSRPSHKRVQDTEDFCNIARLVYDAIQVLSRSSPSNVTLNSNFHTIWNLKIALTRSSEKAQDLFYHSLMKIKFDELWEKWYLWLFLAVVLDPRYKLRFLDRSLKEAFGGDAKKYTLEVRGKICELSFRYSFHANQQSGECSNDSNTEDVPVHEELGELNHYLEEECVPENVPLDILKWWKGNASTYPTLALLARDILTIPACVVSAESAFDETDERVSLFNRKLSPEVVEALICTQDWIKSSGTSTTGSSSFEVLPISFINGR
- the LOC136471968 gene encoding zinc finger BED domain-containing protein DAYSLEEPER-like isoform X5; the encoded protein is MMPALPSNSADDGYIWKNLGLQEIPGSSRLICYECSQANCMVKKSVTLSADNQILQTVFTGSHNHPRPTEMFPRDVPTGYIPDSQHYSYVPSEMYVPGTSIPQTEGGEQEQLGSSSDSDEEDDVEQRDDGHVASASTTERQVVAPAERRTRSGTPHRKRLKSKVWEEFTKVFRDGKLQAAVCKHCESSLSAKTTGGTSHLKRHLQSCPARPATGRVQLQQPSSHPSSSVEKNPTFDQDMSLELLTKALVSNLCSFSLTSTTSYRRFLAGICPTYDMVSESAIQEKFLSIFQNQKLKLKEEISLAPGGCFLTLAKWVLGTKYFLCVTVHFIDKEWNMIRRIIRCSFAGSKEESMDGYTSMFPDFQSYESLSDSWNVYDEDAEPDAKIILKEVIQSWSLDGKLIGISFPMPLFHKDISGLLKSLTEHNYLVRNNLLSLPCITEFLGEIIYLYKEESVQNLSKDWFKYMTCSPLRTEKYKEILLQLQINRPTFSSQKWYLAFYSLEAALQFNKVFPNPELIDSKTYPSRPSHKRVQDTEDFCNIARLVYDAIQVLSRSSPSNVTLNSNFHTIWNLKIALTRSSEKAQDLFYHSLMKIKFDELWEKWYLWLFLAVVLDPRYKLRFLDRSLKEAFGGDAKKYTLEVRGKICELSFRYSFHANQQSGECSNDSNTEDVPVHEELGELNHYLEEECVPENVPLDILKWWKGNASTYPTLALLARDILTIPACVVSAESAFDETDERVSLFNRKLSPEVVEALICTQDWIKSSGTSTTGSSSFEVLPISFINGR